A genomic window from Salvia miltiorrhiza cultivar Shanhuang (shh) chromosome 5, IMPLAD_Smil_shh, whole genome shotgun sequence includes:
- the LOC130985341 gene encoding 60S ribosomal protein L32-1 has product MAVPLLDKRIIKKRVKKFKRTQSDRFVSVKTNWRRPKGIDSRVRRKFKGSVLMPNIGYGSDKKTRHYLPNGFKKFLVHNVKELELLMMHNRRYCAEIAHNISTRKRKDIVERAAQLDVVVTNKLARLQSQEDE; this is encoded by the exons ATGGCGGTGCCATTACTCGATAAAAGGATCATCAAGAAGAGGGTGAAGAAATTCAAGAGGACGCAGAGCGATCGGTTCGTTTCTGTCAAg ACAAACTGGCGTAGACCGAAGGGTATTGATTCCCGGGTCAGACGAAAGTTCAAGGGATCCGTGTTGATGCCCAACATTGGGTATGGATCTGACAAGAAGACCCGCCATTATCTGCCCAATGGTTTCAAGAAGTTCCTTGTTCACAATGTTAAGGAGCTGGAGTTGCTCATGATGCACAACAG GAGATACTGTGCTGAAATTGCACACAACATTTCCACAAGGAAGAGGAAGGATATCGTTGAACGTGCTGCTCAGCTTGATGTCGTTGTTACCAACAAGCTTGCTCGTCTGCAAAGCCAAGAGGATGAATGA
- the LOC130985335 gene encoding membrane protein PM19L-like: protein MASPRLRKAAHVLLYLNLCMYATVLGIGGWAMNRAIDHGFLIDKGFDLPAHFSPIYFPMGNAAAGFFVVFALIASVFGVASAISGLNHVRYWGIDSLPAAAVAGTIAWALTLLAMGFAWKEIDLSGRNSRLITMEAFIIILSATQLFYVGAIHGGAAMEVTAVKSATPSKPETTV from the exons ATGGCGTCGCCGCGGCTGAGAAAAGCAGCACATGTGCTTCTGTATCTCAACTTGTGCATGTACGCAACTGTTTTGGGCATCGGCGGCTGGGCCATGAACAGAGCAATCGACCACGGCTTCCTCATCG ATAAAGGCTTTGATCTGCCTGCCCATTTCTCGCCTATATACTTCCCCATGGGAAACGCCGCCGCCGGATTCTTCGTCGTCTTCGCTTTGATCGCCAGCGTCTTCGGAGTTGCTTCGGCTATCTCTGGACTCAACCATGTTCGTTACTGGGGCATAGATAGCCTGCCGGCTGCCGCCGTCGCCGGCACCATTGCGTGGGCTCTTACGCTTCTGGCCATGGG aTTTGCGTGGAAAGAGATCGATTTGAGCGGCAGAAATAGCCGTTTG ATAACAATGGAAGCTTTCATCATAATCCTGTCAGCTACTCAGCTCTTCTACGTCGGCGCCATCCACGGCGGTGCCGCCATGGAGGTCACCGCCGTGAAGTCAGCCACGCCGTCAAAACCAGAAACAACCGTTTGA